A stretch of the Chanos chanos chromosome 1, fChaCha1.1, whole genome shotgun sequence genome encodes the following:
- the znf367 gene encoding zinc finger protein 367 encodes MADSKHPQVIFCNDSPKRVLVSVIKTTPIKPKAMDSAMPTSPGFSDFMVYPWRWGENAHNVTLSPGSGNGAASPTRNSSATDSDHMKCQDGIRRGRPRADTVRELINEGENSTSRIRCNICNRVFPREKSLQAHKRTHTGERPYLCDYPDCGKAFVQSGQLKTHQRLHTGEKPFVCSEKGCGSRFTHANRHCPKHPYARLRREEPTGGPGKSQGADNKAVAEWLAKYWQTREQRAPPPSKGKTLNKANVMEDQEQQDPMDFLQSDEEEEEDVEEDKGTGGGAARRRLQEQRERLHGALALIELANNLSA; translated from the exons ATGGCTGACAGCAAACATCCTCAAGTTATTTTCTGTAATGATTCACCTAAAAGAGTTCTTGTGTCCGTCATCAAGACAACTCCAATTAAACCCAAGGCTATGGACTCAGCTATGCCTACAAGTCCAGGATTCAGCGATTTCATGGTCTATCCGTGGAGATGGGGTGAAAATGCACACAATGTTACCCTTAGTCCTGGATCGGGAAATGGTGCCGCTTCTCCTACTCGAAACAGTTCTGCTACAGACTCCGATCACATGAAG TGTCAAGATGGGATACGGCGCGGGCGCCCTCGCGCTGATACTGTTCGAGAGCTGATTAATGAAGGTGAGAACTCTACCAGTCGCATTCGCTGCAACATCTGCAACCGCGTCTTCCCCAGAGAAAAATCGCTACaggcacacaaacgcacacacacag GAGAAAGACCCTACCTCTGTGACTACCCAGACTGTGGGAAAGCTTTTGTCCAGAGTGGCCAGCTGAAAACCCACCAGCGTCTCCATACAGGAGAGAAGCCCTTTGTCTGCTCTGAGAAAG GCTGTGGTAGTCGCTTCACCCATGCCAACCGCCACTGCCCCAAGCACCCTTATGCCAGGCTGAGGAGGGAGGAGCCTACAGGGGGCCCTGGGAAGTCCCAGGGGGCTGATAACAAGGCTGTGGCAGAATGGCTGGCAAA atATTGGCAGACAAGAGAGCAGCGGGCCCCTCCTCCCAGTAAGGGCAAAACCCTCAACAAGGCCAATGTGATGGAGGACCAGGAACAACAAGACCCCATGGATTTCCTGCAGTCAgacgaagaagaggaggaagatgtgGAGGAAGATAAGGGTACCGGAGGTGGGGCGGCCAGACGACGGCTCCAGGAGCAGAGGGAGCGTCTCCATGGTGCCCTGGCCCTCATTGAGCTGGCTAATAACCTGTCAGCTTGA